The Aureitalea marina genome includes a window with the following:
- a CDS encoding thiol-disulfide oxidoreductase DCC family protein yields the protein MSKTKTIIFDGECSLCNGIIDWLFQQLPRDEFNYVAFQSPEGQELLKHYGFNLYRLDTVILIDDEGLHLHSTGLLRVLRLTNRWHALSSLALKFPRPLRDGVYRIAARNRMRWFGASGQCHIQLPLANH from the coding sequence ATGTCAAAAACCAAGACGATCATATTTGATGGAGAATGCTCCCTTTGCAATGGGATCATCGATTGGTTGTTCCAGCAGCTACCAAGGGATGAGTTTAATTATGTTGCTTTTCAATCGCCAGAGGGACAAGAGTTACTAAAACACTATGGTTTCAACCTCTATAGGCTGGACACTGTGATCTTGATCGATGATGAAGGCCTTCACCTCCACAGTACAGGTCTGCTAAGAGTACTGAGGCTCACCAACAGATGGCATGCCCTCTCATCCTTAGCTCTAAAGTTTCCACGTCCCCTTAGAGACGGAGTCTACAGGATCGCTGCTCGCAATCGAATGCGTTGGTTTGGCGCCTCTGGCCAATGCCATATTCAGCTACCTCTGGCTAATCATTAA
- a CDS encoding M14 family zinc carboxypeptidase: protein MKFTNIFLFCFLALAGISTQAQDYYLQDYGPFDPEIPSPEQYLGYQVGAMHTRHDLIVGYMELLARLSDRAAITYYGQTHEARKLVMLTISDPDHIQNMEQIRLEHLKFTNPDQDPGSPDALPILINLGYNVHGNEPSSSEAALLTAYTLVASSHPDIVKYRSDGVIFIDPTINPDGRDRHTQWANQFRADPLVSDNYDAEHWEAWPRGRTNHYWFDLNRDWLLAINPESRGKLAWYHQWYPNVVTDFHEMGTNSNYFFEPMKPIGSEDPIMPKENYEDLNNLFAPYYSSALDNIGSFYFTKEAFDGTYPGYGSSYPDLQGALALLFEQASSRGHLQKTDYGEISFAFTIRNQFTSSMATVKAAVENKVTLREYQQKFFNSAVTANKPSNVAGYEFGDPKDVNRTIAFIDKLLLHRIKVYQKGDRFVVPTRQPQQRMVQSFFETYNKYRDSVFYDASAWSVANFYNMKYKPVRSVDTSKEVSGNSELVQITTAPQSNYAYLLDWDDYYGPAALNYLQKNGVQAASAFKPFTTNTHAGQKEFNYGTIMIPVSKQDMSPQQLHQFIQEAQQLWKVNIYAVSTGFSLEGIDLGSGNFRKVEAPKVLMLIGDGVNSYEAGEVWHLLDTRVKMPMTKLQLRTFNFAPLDQYNTLVMVSGSYSQLDSLKQKKIKDWVSKGNTLITIAGASKWAINKKLVKEKLTVKTKDSVKNENSERLSYVDAPENNGREEVGGAIFEVDLDLTHPLAFGYTDRSLPVYKNNEVFIQPSQNPYATVAKYTADPHIDGYISENRYENYLKPSASLVVSAVGAGRVVLFADNPNFRGSWFGTNRLFLNALFLGNQIRVPRVND from the coding sequence ATGAAATTCACCAACATTTTCCTCTTTTGCTTTCTCGCCTTGGCTGGAATCTCAACACAGGCCCAAGATTACTATTTACAGGATTACGGTCCATTCGATCCGGAAATTCCCAGCCCAGAACAGTATCTGGGGTATCAGGTGGGCGCTATGCATACGCGCCACGATCTGATCGTTGGTTATATGGAGCTACTGGCGCGGCTATCGGACAGGGCAGCCATAACGTATTACGGACAGACCCATGAGGCCCGGAAACTGGTCATGCTCACAATTTCGGATCCCGATCACATTCAGAACATGGAACAGATCCGATTGGAACATCTTAAGTTTACCAACCCGGACCAAGATCCGGGTAGTCCAGATGCTCTGCCTATCCTCATCAATCTCGGTTACAACGTACACGGTAACGAGCCATCCAGTTCTGAAGCTGCTCTATTGACAGCCTACACACTGGTGGCGTCATCTCATCCTGATATTGTTAAGTATCGTTCTGATGGGGTCATTTTCATTGATCCCACCATTAATCCCGACGGCAGGGACCGTCATACCCAATGGGCCAATCAATTTCGTGCCGACCCTTTAGTCAGCGATAATTATGATGCAGAACACTGGGAGGCTTGGCCAAGAGGGAGGACCAATCATTATTGGTTTGATCTGAACAGGGACTGGTTGTTGGCGATCAACCCGGAAAGCAGGGGTAAACTAGCCTGGTATCATCAATGGTATCCCAATGTGGTAACCGATTTTCATGAAATGGGGACCAACAGCAACTATTTCTTCGAGCCGATGAAACCGATCGGATCTGAAGACCCCATAATGCCTAAAGAGAATTACGAAGATCTCAATAATCTGTTCGCGCCATACTATTCCAGTGCCTTGGATAATATTGGTTCCTTCTACTTCACTAAAGAAGCTTTTGATGGTACTTACCCAGGTTATGGATCCTCCTACCCTGATCTGCAGGGCGCCTTGGCGCTGTTGTTTGAGCAAGCAAGTTCCCGCGGGCATTTACAAAAGACCGACTATGGTGAGATATCTTTTGCATTTACCATTCGCAATCAGTTTACCTCCAGTATGGCAACGGTGAAAGCAGCAGTAGAAAATAAAGTTACCCTGCGAGAGTATCAGCAAAAATTCTTCAACTCGGCAGTTACTGCCAATAAACCATCCAATGTGGCTGGTTACGAATTTGGAGATCCAAAGGATGTCAATCGGACCATTGCCTTTATCGATAAGTTATTACTGCATCGCATCAAGGTTTACCAAAAAGGTGATCGATTTGTAGTGCCTACTCGTCAACCTCAACAACGGATGGTTCAGTCATTCTTTGAGACCTACAACAAATACCGTGACAGCGTTTTCTACGATGCCTCGGCCTGGAGTGTTGCCAATTTCTACAATATGAAGTACAAGCCTGTACGTTCTGTTGATACCAGCAAGGAGGTAAGCGGGAATTCGGAATTGGTACAGATCACTACGGCTCCACAATCCAATTATGCCTATTTACTGGATTGGGATGATTATTACGGACCGGCAGCCTTGAACTACTTACAGAAGAACGGTGTGCAAGCGGCTTCTGCCTTCAAACCGTTTACCACAAATACGCATGCCGGACAGAAGGAATTCAATTATGGTACCATCATGATACCCGTGAGCAAGCAGGACATGTCCCCGCAGCAATTGCATCAATTCATCCAGGAGGCTCAACAATTATGGAAGGTGAATATCTATGCGGTTTCCACCGGATTTAGTTTGGAAGGAATCGATCTGGGTAGCGGTAATTTCAGAAAGGTAGAAGCTCCTAAGGTTTTGATGTTAATAGGGGATGGGGTCAATTCCTACGAAGCCGGAGAAGTCTGGCATCTGCTGGATACTCGTGTAAAAATGCCCATGACCAAATTACAGCTGAGAACCTTCAATTTTGCTCCACTTGACCAATACAATACCCTGGTAATGGTATCTGGAAGCTATTCACAGTTGGACTCGCTCAAACAGAAGAAGATCAAGGATTGGGTTAGCAAAGGCAATACGCTGATCACCATAGCAGGAGCCTCTAAGTGGGCTATAAATAAGAAATTGGTCAAGGAGAAACTGACGGTCAAAACCAAGGATAGTGTTAAGAACGAAAATTCAGAGAGGCTATCATATGTCGATGCTCCGGAGAATAACGGAAGAGAAGAAGTTGGTGGTGCTATTTTCGAGGTTGATCTGGATCTGACCCACCCACTAGCTTTCGGTTATACGGATCGTTCTCTGCCGGTCTACAAGAACAACGAAGTCTTCATACAACCCAGTCAGAATCCATATGCGACTGTGGCCAAGTATACGGCCGATCCACACATCGACGGATACATCTCGGAAAATCGGTACGAGAACTATCTGAAACCTTCTGCATCCTTAGTGGTAAGTGCTGTAGGGGCCGGTAGGGTGGTCCTCTTCGCAGACAATCCAAATTTCCGTGGATCTTGGTTTGGAACCAACCGGTTGTTCCTCAATGCTTTATTCCTAGGGAATCAGATTCGTGTACCTCGAGTTAATGATTAG